From the genome of Segatella hominis, one region includes:
- a CDS encoding sigma-70 family RNA polymerase sigma factor, protein MQINKETIEQLFRQHYLRMYQLARVLLKDDAASKDVVSEVFADVLDGKTQLGLDNETIASEPPLPSTNAGSYLLVCVRHKCLNLLSRQKMKDRVHHLLKADTSPSIAPLEATIAEIDRETGKYEAILAYMNAELTPQTRKVLDLRFRQKLKYREIATELGISEVAVYKHLAQGIRKLKQKFNP, encoded by the coding sequence ATGCAAATAAACAAAGAAACGATAGAACAGCTCTTCCGGCAGCATTATCTGAGGATGTACCAATTGGCCAGGGTACTTCTGAAGGATGATGCAGCCAGCAAGGATGTGGTAAGCGAAGTCTTTGCCGATGTGCTCGACGGAAAGACTCAACTGGGTCTTGATAACGAGACAATAGCCAGCGAACCGCCCCTGCCTTCCACTAACGCCGGGAGCTATCTTCTGGTGTGTGTGCGCCATAAATGCCTCAACCTGTTGAGCCGACAGAAGATGAAAGACCGGGTTCATCATCTTCTGAAAGCCGATACTTCGCCTTCGATTGCTCCCCTGGAAGCGACGATTGCCGAAATAGACAGGGAGACCGGAAAGTACGAAGCAATTCTGGCTTATATGAATGCTGAGCTCACGCCACAAACCCGCAAAGTACTCGATCTCCGCTTTCGGCAGAAACTGAAATATCGGGAGATTGCTACGGAATTGGGCATCAGCGAAGTGGCAGTTTATAAGCATCTGGCGCAAGGCATCAGAAAATTAAAGCAAAAGTTTAACCCTTAG
- a CDS encoding MATE family efflux transporter: MNSTNDMTVGSPLRAIIKFAIPLILGYILQQMYLIIDAAIVGRWIGVGALAAVGASSSIMFLIMGFCNGSCAGFAIPIAQAFGARDYAKMRAYVSNSIRIAVVFAVVITFLSCIFCGKILHLVNTPKEVFDDAYIFLMLQFAAIPFTIGYNLLSGQIRALGNSKQPFYFLITASVINIILDGILILGMGLGVEGAGIATWLSQGISVLLCIWFIKKKMQILIPKGEERKFDNKKVSILLNNGVPMGLQFSITAIGLIMLQSANNALGTVYVAAFTASMRIKYLFTCVFENIGVAMATYCGQNLGARKLDRIGQGVRASIRMMLVYFVFTFLLIYPFADEMMMLFVDKGEAEVVTYAAQFMRIANYFYPCLGLLTILRYSIQGLGYSNLSMLSGVMEMIARCGVSLWLVPALAWTGVCFGDPVAWVMADLFLIPAFLWLYKHLKKEQVR; the protein is encoded by the coding sequence ATGAACTCTACTAATGACATGACTGTAGGCTCGCCTTTGCGAGCCATCATCAAATTTGCTATTCCGCTGATTCTAGGCTACATCCTTCAGCAGATGTATCTCATCATCGATGCCGCCATCGTGGGAAGATGGATTGGCGTGGGAGCTCTTGCGGCAGTAGGCGCATCCAGCTCCATCATGTTCCTCATCATGGGCTTCTGCAACGGCTCCTGTGCCGGTTTCGCCATCCCTATCGCCCAGGCTTTCGGCGCCAGGGATTACGCCAAGATGCGGGCTTACGTAAGTAACAGCATCCGCATCGCCGTGGTGTTTGCCGTGGTCATCACCTTTCTTTCCTGCATCTTCTGCGGAAAGATTCTGCACCTGGTGAATACGCCGAAGGAGGTGTTCGATGATGCCTACATCTTCCTGATGCTGCAGTTTGCGGCGATTCCTTTCACCATAGGCTACAATTTGCTCTCAGGTCAGATCCGTGCCCTGGGCAACTCGAAGCAGCCTTTCTATTTCCTCATCACAGCCTCGGTCATCAACATCATTCTCGATGGCATTCTGATTCTCGGCATGGGACTGGGCGTAGAGGGTGCAGGCATCGCTACCTGGCTCTCGCAGGGAATTTCCGTGCTGCTCTGTATCTGGTTTATCAAAAAGAAGATGCAGATTCTGATTCCGAAGGGTGAGGAAAGGAAATTCGACAACAAGAAGGTAAGCATTCTGCTGAACAACGGCGTTCCGATGGGGCTGCAGTTCTCGATTACCGCCATTGGTCTCATCATGCTGCAGAGTGCCAACAACGCCCTGGGAACGGTTTATGTGGCTGCATTTACTGCCTCTATGCGCATCAAATATCTCTTTACCTGCGTTTTCGAGAACATCGGAGTGGCGATGGCTACCTATTGCGGTCAGAACCTGGGAGCCCGGAAGCTGGATAGAATCGGTCAGGGTGTAAGGGCTTCCATCAGGATGATGCTGGTTTATTTCGTCTTCACCTTCCTGCTCATCTATCCGTTTGCCGACGAGATGATGATGCTCTTCGTGGATAAGGGCGAGGCGGAGGTGGTGACTTATGCTGCCCAGTTTATGCGCATAGCCAACTATTTCTATCCTTGTCTGGGCTTGCTCACCATCCTGCGCTACAGCATCCAGGGCTTGGGTTACAGCAATCTCTCGATGCTGAGTGGCGTAATGGAAATGATAGCGAGATGCGGTGTGAGTCTCTGGCTGGTGCCTGCCCTGGCGTGGACGGGTGTCTGCTTCGGCGACCCAGTGGCATGGGTTATGGCAGATCTCTTCCTCATTCCCGCCTTCCTGTGGCTTTACAAGCATCTGAAGAAGGAGCAAGTCCGATAG
- a CDS encoding AAA domain-containing protein, which yields MEQTSPIQALLQQRTLLQLEYYTEKEAFRKLTEQIGMRRKVKRGDAWFPLRIGKSFYNSLNQKSIEVFRTSDEEIDHNFEFGRPVMFFQVKNHPGEISSHASFKSAASSSPSAMSSSQNAASSSQGAASSSSASNPKSIKYFSFTGTVNYVDGDRMVINVPDSVSLLDLQTEEPIGVQLSFDETSYKLMFEALDRTMKAKNNRLAYLRDLFYSHQKAGRFSFEPMKFPWLNPTQERAVNEVLWAKDVAIVHGPPGTGKTTTLVEAINETLMRESQVLVCAQSNMAVDWISEKLVDRGINVLRIGNPTRVNDKMLGFTYERRFESHPDYPQLWAIRKAIRELRSNRKKGSESFHQKMDRLRSRAAEIEIRINAELFGEARVIACTLVGSAHRLLEGMKFGTLFIDEAAQALEAACWIPMRRANRVILAGDHCQLPPTVKSIAALRAGLGKTLMERIAENKPEVVTLLKIQYRMNEEIMRFSSDWFYGGQVESAPQIKYRSILDYDHPITWIDTSDEENQMTIEGEAAPEDSASTSSSSSAANQNSDLNFKEQFVGESFGRINKAEAELTLLTLAEYFTKIGKQRVLGDSIDVGIISPYRAQVQYLKKLIKKYEFFKPYRRLISVNTVDGFQGQERDVILISLVRSNDEGQIGFLKDLRRMNVAMTRARMKLIILGNKDTMTKHPFYKKLWEYVEGLNNDE from the coding sequence ATGGAACAAACTTCTCCTATACAGGCTTTATTGCAGCAACGCACTCTTCTTCAGTTGGAGTATTATACAGAAAAGGAGGCTTTTCGCAAACTGACGGAACAAATCGGCATGCGACGCAAGGTGAAACGTGGTGACGCTTGGTTTCCACTACGTATAGGCAAAAGCTTCTATAATTCGCTCAATCAAAAATCCATAGAGGTGTTCCGTACCTCCGACGAGGAGATCGACCACAATTTTGAGTTCGGACGACCTGTCATGTTCTTTCAGGTCAAGAATCATCCAGGGGAAATTTCTTCCCATGCTTCATTCAAAAGTGCAGCTTCTTCCTCTCCAAGTGCAATGTCCTCATCTCAAAACGCAGCGTCTTCGTCTCAAGGTGCAGCGTCTTCCTCTTCTGCTTCCAATCCCAAGAGCATTAAATATTTCTCCTTTACCGGAACGGTCAACTATGTGGATGGTGACAGAATGGTGATAAATGTGCCTGATTCGGTTTCCTTGCTCGACTTGCAGACAGAAGAACCTATCGGCGTGCAGTTGTCCTTCGATGAAACGAGTTACAAACTGATGTTTGAAGCGCTCGACCGTACGATGAAGGCAAAGAATAACCGTCTGGCTTATCTGCGAGATCTTTTCTATTCTCATCAGAAAGCAGGCAGGTTTTCCTTTGAACCCATGAAGTTCCCTTGGCTTAATCCTACCCAGGAAAGAGCCGTGAACGAGGTGCTCTGGGCAAAGGATGTGGCCATCGTGCATGGACCTCCGGGAACGGGAAAGACGACGACTCTGGTAGAAGCCATTAATGAAACCCTGATGAGGGAGAGCCAGGTATTAGTGTGTGCACAGAGCAATATGGCGGTGGATTGGATTTCAGAGAAACTCGTGGATAGAGGCATCAACGTGCTTCGTATCGGCAATCCGACAAGGGTCAACGACAAGATGCTCGGTTTTACCTATGAGCGACGTTTTGAAAGCCATCCTGATTATCCGCAACTCTGGGCGATACGCAAGGCTATCCGCGAATTGCGCTCCAACCGCAAGAAAGGAAGCGAGAGTTTTCATCAGAAGATGGACAGACTGAGAAGCCGTGCTGCCGAGATAGAAATCCGTATTAATGCAGAACTCTTTGGCGAGGCTCGTGTCATCGCCTGCACGCTTGTGGGTTCCGCTCATCGTCTGCTGGAAGGCATGAAGTTCGGCACCCTCTTTATCGATGAGGCAGCACAGGCGCTGGAGGCTGCCTGCTGGATTCCGATGAGAAGAGCCAACAGGGTAATCTTAGCGGGCGACCATTGTCAGTTGCCGCCTACGGTGAAGAGTATCGCTGCGTTGAGAGCTGGACTGGGCAAAACCCTGATGGAGCGTATTGCGGAAAACAAGCCTGAGGTAGTGACCCTCTTGAAGATACAGTACCGCATGAACGAGGAAATCATGCGATTCTCCAGCGACTGGTTTTATGGAGGTCAGGTGGAGAGTGCGCCGCAAATCAAATATCGCAGCATTCTCGATTACGACCATCCGATAACGTGGATTGATACTTCTGATGAGGAGAATCAGATGACAATAGAAGGAGAAGCTGCTCCTGAGGATTCTGCTTCCACATCATCTTCTTCATCTGCAGCCAATCAAAATTCTGATTTGAACTTCAAGGAACAGTTTGTGGGCGAGAGCTTCGGGCGTATCAACAAGGCGGAAGCCGAGCTTACCCTCCTGACCTTAGCTGAATACTTCACCAAGATAGGCAAGCAACGTGTATTGGGCGATAGCATCGACGTAGGCATCATTTCGCCTTACCGTGCCCAGGTGCAGTATCTCAAGAAACTCATCAAGAAGTATGAATTCTTCAAGCCTTACCGTCGCCTGATCAGCGTAAATACGGTGGATGGTTTCCAGGGTCAGGAAAGAGACGTGATTCTCATCTCCCTGGTACGCTCGAATGATGAGGGACAGATCGGATTCCTGAAAGACCTCCGTCGCATGAACGTGGCGATGACGAGAGCCCGAATGAAGCTCATCATCCTGGGCAACAAGGACACGATGACGAAACATCCTTTCTACAAGAAACTGTGGGAGTATGTGGAAGGGCTCAATAATGATGAATAA
- a CDS encoding ABC transporter ATP-binding protein, translating to MKKTIILENTTIGYHSSGQNRIVVQNINASLQSGELTCLIGANGTGKSTLLRTLSAFQPPLKGDILLSETSESDYLLSVSMFSQKQLAKSISVVLTTQMDDIHLKVEEIIGLGRSPYSNFWGSLSQEDQKIVNEAIHEVGIQHLSTRIFNTLSDGERQKVMIAKALAQQTPIILLDEPTAFLDFPSKVETLLMLKRLAHQLQKSILISTHDVEIALQLADKIWLMEKLPCNLEETENHNEEDHHDKIEAGNSVLSVGTPQELADKGALSHFLDTPEITFDKRTMRIHFRRK from the coding sequence ATGAAGAAAACTATCATTCTTGAAAATACAACTATCGGCTATCATTCGAGCGGTCAGAATCGAATTGTAGTCCAAAATATCAACGCCTCTCTGCAAAGTGGAGAACTCACCTGTCTGATAGGTGCGAATGGTACCGGTAAATCAACCTTGCTACGTACACTCTCAGCCTTCCAACCGCCTTTGAAAGGAGACATACTCTTATCGGAAACTTCAGAATCTGATTATCTCCTATCCGTCAGCATGTTTTCCCAAAAACAACTGGCAAAATCCATCAGCGTAGTTCTAACCACTCAAATGGACGACATCCATCTGAAGGTAGAAGAAATCATCGGCTTGGGGCGCTCTCCTTATTCTAATTTCTGGGGATCACTCTCTCAGGAAGACCAGAAGATAGTGAACGAAGCCATTCATGAAGTAGGAATCCAACACCTCAGTACTCGTATCTTCAATACTTTAAGCGATGGAGAACGCCAGAAAGTAATGATAGCCAAAGCCTTAGCCCAGCAGACCCCCATTATCCTGCTGGACGAACCAACCGCCTTTCTTGATTTTCCAAGCAAGGTGGAAACCCTCCTCATGCTCAAGCGACTGGCCCATCAACTCCAGAAGTCTATCCTCATTTCTACTCATGATGTAGAAATCGCCCTGCAACTGGCAGACAAGATTTGGCTCATGGAGAAACTTCCTTGCAATCTGGAGGAAACAGAAAATCACAACGAAGAAGATCATCATGACAAGATAGAAGCAGGCAATTCCGTCTTATCCGTAGGAACTCCCCAGGAATTGGCAGACAAGGGTGCACTCTCCCACTTCTTAGACACCCCGGAAATCACTTTCGACAAGAGAACCATGAGAATTCATTTTAGGCGAAAATAG
- a CDS encoding DUF2264 domain-containing protein, whose translation MTLVLALVPFMGISAKKKAVQQSDRQYWCSLAYKMAQPVLENMAKGELQKNMQTEFSPSFDNRNKKVLYMECFGRLMAGVAPWLTLPDDATAEGKQRKQLREWALASYKNAVDPQNPDYLCWGIGGQNLVDAAYIAESFLRAYDTLWKPLDEVTKQRYLKEFAKLRHIDPPYTNWLLFSSTIESFMAKAGGDFDEYRVNSACRKVEEWYVGDGWYADGPVFAFDYYSSYVFHPMYLETLQAMVDAKVNSRLDYQKYYDRELKRCQKYSIILERFISPEGTFPAFGRSIPYRMATMQPLALMAWYQKLPKDLSNGQVRAALTKVLHRMFDQENNFNEKGYLSIGFCGNSQKNVADWYTNNGSLYMTTLAFMPLGLPADHPFWTDAAQPWTQVKAWSNQQFPKDHQWKDEIVTKDKW comes from the coding sequence ATGACGCTCGTCCTGGCTCTGGTTCCATTTATGGGAATCTCTGCCAAGAAGAAGGCAGTTCAGCAGAGCGACCGCCAATATTGGTGCTCGCTTGCCTACAAGATGGCTCAGCCTGTTCTGGAGAACATGGCTAAGGGCGAGTTGCAGAAGAATATGCAGACTGAGTTCAGTCCCAGCTTCGACAACCGCAACAAGAAGGTGCTCTATATGGAGTGCTTCGGCAGACTGATGGCTGGCGTGGCTCCTTGGCTCACCCTTCCGGATGATGCCACAGCCGAGGGCAAGCAGCGCAAGCAGCTGCGTGAATGGGCGTTGGCTTCTTATAAGAATGCCGTTGATCCTCAGAATCCTGACTATCTCTGCTGGGGCATCGGCGGTCAGAATCTGGTAGATGCAGCCTATATCGCCGAGAGTTTCCTCCGTGCTTACGATACACTCTGGAAGCCTCTCGATGAGGTGACCAAGCAGCGATACCTGAAGGAGTTTGCCAAGCTCCGCCACATCGACCCTCCTTATACTAACTGGCTACTCTTCTCTTCAACCATCGAGAGTTTCATGGCAAAGGCTGGTGGCGATTTCGATGAATACCGCGTCAATTCTGCCTGCCGCAAGGTAGAGGAGTGGTATGTAGGTGATGGCTGGTATGCTGACGGTCCTGTATTCGCTTTCGATTACTACAGCAGCTATGTGTTCCATCCTATGTATCTGGAGACTCTCCAGGCGATGGTGGATGCCAAGGTGAATTCCCGTCTCGACTATCAGAAGTATTATGACAGAGAGCTGAAGCGCTGTCAGAAGTACAGCATCATTCTCGAAAGATTCATCTCTCCTGAGGGAACCTTCCCTGCATTCGGAAGAAGTATTCCTTATCGTATGGCTACCATGCAGCCGCTGGCTTTGATGGCATGGTACCAGAAGTTGCCTAAGGATTTGAGCAACGGTCAGGTGCGTGCAGCGCTTACCAAGGTGCTTCATCGCATGTTCGACCAGGAGAACAACTTCAATGAGAAGGGTTATCTCTCTATCGGCTTCTGTGGAAACAGCCAGAAGAACGTTGCCGACTGGTATACCAACAACGGTTCGCTCTATATGACAACCCTCGCCTTCATGCCTCTCGGCTTGCCTGCCGATCACCCATTCTGGACAGATGCAGCTCAACCTTGGACTCAGGTAAAGGCATGGAGCAACCAGCAGTTCCCTAAGGATCACCAGTGGAAGGACGAGATTGTTACCAAGGACAAGTGGTAA
- a CDS encoding glycoside hydrolase family 88 protein produces the protein MNKIMMMMAAAALALPLNAAQPAKKTAKVKKQNKKEVKAFRKWDHEQVVELITKVNNYWQANNKPEVRAFWDNAAYHTGNMEVYKMLKDQKMLDYSIRWAEHNDWTGATEANPAKWKYKPYGEGKDHVLFGDWQICFQTYIDLYNIEAAKGNAAASEYMVKRAKEVMHYEAYSEPTDYWWWSDALYMVMPVMTKMYKLTGDTKYLDKLYDNLLTTDEIMLDKETNLYFRDGKYVYPKHKSANGKKDFWARGDGWVLAGLAKVLQDMPKDYKHYPFFVDKFQKLAKAVAEIQQPEGYWTRSMMDPEHAPGPETSGTAFFTYGMLWGVNNGFLVKKEYKKTIERAWTYLTETAVQQDGKVGYVQPIGERAIPGQTVDANSQANFGVGAMLLVACEYDKYLTTK, from the coding sequence ATGAACAAGATAATGATGATGATGGCTGCTGCAGCCTTGGCTTTGCCTTTGAATGCAGCACAGCCAGCCAAGAAGACCGCTAAGGTCAAGAAACAGAACAAGAAGGAAGTGAAGGCTTTCAGGAAGTGGGATCATGAACAGGTGGTGGAACTCATCACAAAGGTGAACAACTACTGGCAGGCTAACAACAAGCCTGAGGTTCGTGCCTTCTGGGATAATGCCGCTTATCATACCGGAAACATGGAGGTATATAAGATGCTGAAGGATCAGAAGATGCTCGACTACTCTATCCGTTGGGCTGAACACAACGACTGGACCGGTGCTACAGAGGCAAACCCAGCCAAGTGGAAGTACAAGCCATACGGCGAGGGAAAAGATCACGTTCTCTTCGGTGACTGGCAGATTTGCTTCCAGACCTACATCGACCTCTATAACATCGAGGCAGCCAAGGGAAATGCCGCAGCTTCAGAATATATGGTGAAGCGTGCCAAGGAGGTGATGCACTACGAGGCTTACTCTGAGCCAACAGACTACTGGTGGTGGAGCGATGCCCTCTATATGGTAATGCCGGTAATGACAAAAATGTACAAGTTGACGGGCGATACCAAGTATCTCGACAAGCTCTACGACAATCTCCTCACCACCGATGAGATTATGCTCGACAAGGAGACCAACCTCTACTTCCGTGACGGCAAGTATGTCTATCCTAAGCACAAGAGTGCCAACGGAAAGAAAGACTTCTGGGCTCGTGGCGACGGCTGGGTTCTTGCAGGTCTGGCAAAGGTGCTGCAGGATATGCCTAAGGACTACAAGCACTACCCGTTCTTCGTAGATAAGTTCCAGAAATTAGCTAAGGCTGTGGCTGAAATCCAGCAGCCAGAGGGTTACTGGACCCGTTCTATGATGGATCCAGAACATGCTCCAGGTCCTGAAACCAGCGGTACTGCCTTCTTTACCTATGGTATGCTTTGGGGTGTAAACAACGGATTCTTAGTCAAGAAAGAATACAAGAAGACCATCGAACGCGCCTGGACCTATCTCACAGAGACCGCCGTTCAGCAAGATGGCAAGGTGGGCTACGTACAACCTATCGGCGAGCGTGCCATCCCAGGACAAACCGTTGATGCCAATTCTCAGGCTAACTTCGGAGTGGGCGCTATGCTCCTCGTTGCTTGCGAATACGACAAGTATCTGACTACGAAATAA
- a CDS encoding DUF4974 domain-containing protein → MDKFEKILDIIDHQEKYSDEEIREILQDEECRKLYQTMMEVDSTLLQQNLNTQASISHSPDDALSSNSSLGNSSPNIDEEWEKFSQEHQLQEEASHPITSWRKLAASIVGFVLISGIAFAAIHTYIKRSQEPTQVIADTHPEVIKSDSAKQVAAKDSLTHPKPEKPAIHKTFENVAFEQMLSEIASYYDLQVKFENNEDKTLRLYYEWNSHSSIENIVKELNQFENVNIELQQNELIVK, encoded by the coding sequence ATGGACAAGTTTGAAAAAATACTGGATATCATCGACCATCAGGAGAAGTATTCTGATGAGGAGATTCGTGAAATATTGCAGGATGAGGAATGCCGAAAACTCTATCAGACGATGATGGAAGTGGATTCTACCCTCCTTCAGCAGAATTTAAACACTCAGGCTTCTATTTCTCATTCGCCTGATGATGCTCTTTCTTCTAACTCTTCTCTGGGTAACTCTTCTCCTAATATAGATGAGGAATGGGAGAAATTCAGCCAGGAGCATCAACTTCAAGAAGAGGCATCCCATCCTATAACTTCCTGGCGTAAACTGGCAGCATCCATCGTCGGCTTTGTCTTAATTTCGGGTATTGCCTTTGCCGCAATCCATACTTACATCAAGCGCAGCCAGGAACCAACCCAGGTAATCGCAGATACTCATCCGGAAGTCATAAAATCAGATTCCGCAAAGCAGGTAGCAGCAAAGGATTCCCTGACTCATCCGAAACCAGAAAAGCCAGCCATTCACAAGACTTTCGAGAATGTGGCTTTCGAGCAGATGCTTTCTGAAATTGCTTCTTATTATGATTTACAAGTAAAGTTTGAGAATAACGAGGACAAGACCCTCCGCCTCTATTACGAATGGAACAGTCATTCGAGCATCGAGAACATCGTAAAAGAACTGAACCAATTCGAGAATGTAAACATCGAATTGCAACAAAACGAGCTGATTGTAAAATAA
- a CDS encoding TonB-dependent receptor, with the protein MRRFSAIIFLLCTFSLAMSAQHIQRNYHDRSMSDVLIDLDKASKRYKISFIYNELEDFTVTQNVKTTNIPDAIRKVIGFYPMQMTVGDSLITVECIRKSERKLIGRLIDNHNLPVEFANIQLLNPKDSSFLCGGVSNANGDFVIPCQQEQALMKVSFVGYKTICKLVPIVRIGNVKMQAKSFLLKGVTVEAARVVEKVDRQIIFPTKEQVKTASNGYDLLDNLSLPTIVVNRAERKVLSLKGGEVQMRINDVKASMQDVLALQPDEVTKVEFINVPGLKYGDSNLDAVINYQVRRRYAGYVGGVSTMQGTKAGFNNSDGYFKYNVKKSEFSINYSFSYRSVEERSYESLGTYHLPTGETLHRNYLGYDSPFLYTTNNVQLGYNLSEPDKYTLNVRLNFYNYNSPVRGMNQLYQESGKADQYLLNNRKMLEQIPSLDIYYSLNMPHDQNLALNLVGTYIGTDYQYRMREYTFNKSPDESVKNAPLTDYSYDATGRKRSLIGEGTYSKNWKQMALSVGGQYNISHTDNIYVGSSNADTELKYSNLYLFTQLQGQQKWFSYQVGVGATRSSIHQGENGYSKWLFRPQVTLQAKASDRLSFKWSSKITSDIPSLSDLSELRQYSNSFEARDGNSGLKPFTGYNNTLSASWNIPLMSVYLEGNWTYYDKPIATSILPEKREDGSYLFVSKPKNQKSHNYKHLLLTPEVHLIKDHLDLNLMCEYQNVKTKGLDYSHEFNYFSYGAEIRYMTGNWNIGYGAYKVEKSFWGEKTNGGEPTSNLAVTYSYKNWQFGVLGLFVFYPHGCVYKDELFNKYVQQKNKVRLADQGNMLVFTASFNFSHGRRYHTGSRKLNNSDRDNGIR; encoded by the coding sequence ATGAGAAGATTTTCAGCCATCATATTCCTGCTGTGCACGTTCTCCCTGGCGATGAGCGCACAGCACATCCAGCGCAACTATCACGACCGCAGCATGTCGGACGTCCTCATCGACCTCGACAAGGCTTCCAAGCGCTACAAAATCAGCTTCATCTACAACGAACTGGAGGATTTCACAGTTACCCAGAACGTGAAGACTACCAATATTCCCGATGCCATCCGCAAGGTAATCGGTTTCTATCCGATGCAGATGACCGTGGGCGACAGCCTCATCACGGTAGAATGCATACGCAAGAGCGAGCGCAAGCTGATAGGCAGACTGATAGACAATCACAATCTTCCTGTAGAATTCGCCAACATCCAGCTGCTCAACCCGAAGGATTCCTCCTTTCTCTGTGGAGGCGTGAGCAACGCCAATGGCGATTTCGTCATCCCCTGCCAGCAGGAGCAGGCTCTCATGAAGGTTTCCTTCGTGGGCTATAAGACCATTTGCAAGCTGGTACCTATTGTCCGTATCGGAAATGTGAAGATGCAGGCGAAATCATTCCTGTTGAAAGGTGTGACCGTAGAAGCCGCAAGGGTTGTGGAAAAAGTAGATAGACAAATCATCTTCCCTACAAAAGAGCAGGTGAAAACGGCTTCCAATGGTTATGATCTGTTGGACAACTTGTCTTTGCCTACCATTGTCGTTAATCGAGCAGAACGCAAAGTACTGTCATTAAAGGGCGGAGAGGTGCAAATGCGCATCAACGATGTCAAGGCGAGCATGCAGGATGTATTGGCTTTGCAGCCGGATGAAGTTACAAAGGTGGAATTCATCAATGTTCCAGGACTCAAATATGGAGACAGCAATCTGGATGCAGTCATCAACTACCAGGTCCGCCGACGTTATGCCGGTTATGTGGGTGGAGTTTCTACGATGCAAGGCACCAAGGCAGGTTTCAATAATAGCGACGGTTATTTCAAATACAATGTGAAGAAATCGGAATTCAGCATCAACTACAGTTTCTCCTATCGCTCGGTAGAGGAACGAAGCTATGAGAGTCTCGGTACTTATCATCTGCCCACAGGAGAAACTCTACATCGCAATTATTTAGGTTATGATTCTCCGTTCCTATACACCACCAATAATGTACAGTTGGGTTATAATCTTAGTGAGCCAGACAAATATACATTGAATGTACGGTTGAATTTCTACAATTATAACAGTCCTGTGAGAGGCATGAACCAGCTTTATCAGGAAAGCGGCAAGGCGGACCAGTATCTGCTGAACAACAGAAAAATGCTGGAGCAGATTCCATCCCTGGATATTTATTATTCGCTCAACATGCCCCATGACCAGAACCTGGCTCTGAACCTGGTGGGTACTTACATCGGCACAGATTACCAGTATCGTATGAGGGAATATACGTTCAACAAATCACCGGATGAATCTGTAAAGAACGCTCCGCTGACCGATTACAGTTATGATGCAACTGGTAGAAAGCGCTCTCTTATTGGTGAAGGAACATACAGCAAGAACTGGAAACAGATGGCATTATCGGTAGGTGGACAATATAATATCAGCCACACAGATAACATCTATGTGGGAAGCAGTAATGCTGATACGGAATTGAAGTACAGCAATCTCTATCTTTTCACCCAGCTACAGGGACAGCAGAAGTGGTTCAGTTATCAGGTGGGAGTTGGTGCAACCAGGTCTTCCATCCATCAGGGGGAGAACGGATACAGCAAATGGCTGTTTCGACCACAGGTAACTTTACAGGCAAAGGCTAGCGACCGTCTGAGTTTTAAATGGAGCAGCAAAATCACGTCAGACATCCCAAGCCTTTCCGACTTGAGCGAGTTGCGCCAATATTCCAACAGCTTTGAGGCGCGTGACGGCAATAGCGGTCTGAAGCCATTTACCGGCTACAACAATACCTTGTCGGCTTCCTGGAACATTCCGCTGATGTCTGTGTACCTGGAGGGAAACTGGACGTATTACGACAAGCCTATAGCTACTTCTATCTTGCCCGAAAAGCGGGAGGATGGCTCTTATCTCTTTGTGAGCAAACCTAAGAATCAGAAGAGTCATAATTACAAGCACCTGCTGTTGACTCCTGAAGTTCACCTCATCAAGGATCATCTGGATTTGAACCTTATGTGCGAGTATCAGAATGTCAAGACAAAGGGTTTGGATTATTCCCACGAGTTCAATTACTTCAGTTATGGAGCAGAAATACGGTACATGACGGGCAATTGGAACATTGGCTATGGTGCCTATAAGGTGGAAAAGAGTTTTTGGGGAGAAAAGACAAATGGCGGAGAGCCAACCTCCAATCTTGCCGTAACCTACAGTTATAAGAACTGGCAGTTTGGCGTTCTCGGATTATTCGTATTCTATCCTCATGGCTGCGTGTATAAGGATGAACTTTTCAACAAGTATGTGCAGCAGAAGAACAAGGTACGCCTTGCTGACCAGGGCAACATGCTTGTCTTTACTGCCAGCTTCAACTTCAGCCATGGCCGCAGATACCATACAGGCAGCCGTAAGCTGAACAATAGCGATAGAGATAATGGTATCAGATAG